The Anabrus simplex isolate iqAnaSimp1 chromosome 1, ASM4041472v1, whole genome shotgun sequence genome window below encodes:
- the LOC136865897 gene encoding uncharacterized protein — MSRLTLLLLVASAVSCLAFNGGEDRFVRKYAMMKVYESCFGPDVVKEVRKEMRAACAKCAAMSTPKPEGAPAPATTIEKKRPTPQFDPAKLQQAILGFKQQNAVQTAPQYFAPTPYYSPQPLYYPAPQALYNPAGGMYPAPVYPQQQQAAFYPGYYPTAAASTHRTSRDMDLRSQLESLTSRISGRVRNVTCVMQELGYLDANLEPNFPRIVERINRLPVEEELRKDMIDGVEFCQKFSQCIPEQNKDKYPLSKELMKPMFFFKCYKHKKLEACVMKDIRERYQPDDLGNEEEAELRSFTGEVDTNDLQDMATGMYDFFFGAGGPENDGIF, encoded by the exons GTGTACGAGAGCTGTTTTGGACCCGATGTCGTGAAAGAGGTGCGCAAGGAGATGCGTGCAGCGTGTGCAAAATGTGCTGCTATGTCGACCCCTAAACCTGAGGGAGCACCAGCACCAGCAACAACAATCGAGAAGAAAAGACCCACACCACAGTTCGACCCGGCCAAGTTACAGCAAGCCATTCTTGGCTTCAAACAGCAG aatgcCGTACAGACTGCCCCACAGTACTTCGCACCGACGCCGTACTATTCTCCACAACCACTGTACTACCCAGCACCACAAGCCTTATACAACCCCGCAGGAGGCATGTATCCGGCCCCTGTGTACCCCCAACAACAGCAAGCAGCATTCTACCCTGGATACTACCCTACAGCTGCGGCCAGTACTCACCGCACTTCG AGGGACATGGATCTCCGCAGTCAGCTGGAGTCTCTCACGTCTCGGATCAGCGGTCGAGTTCGTAATGTGACGTGTGTCATGCAAGAGCTGGGCTAT TTGGATGCCAACCTCGAACCAAATTTCCCTCGAATTGTGGAACGTATTAATAGGCTGCCAGTGGAAGAAGAACTGAGGAAGGACATGATAGATGGAGTGGAGTTCTGTCAGAAGTTCTCG CAATGTATACCTGAGCAGAACAAGGACAAGTACCCTCTGTCCAAGGAACTCATGAAACCCATGTTTTTCTTTAAATGTTATAAG CACAAGAAATTGGAAGCATGTGTAATGAAGGATATTCGTGAGAGGTATCAGCCAGATGATCTAGGCAATGAAGAAGAAGCAGAACTACGCTCATTTACAGGTGAAGTGGATACAAATGATTTACAGGACATGGCAACTGGCATGTATGACTTCTTCTTTGGAGCTGGAGGCCCTGAAAATGATGGTATCTTCTGA